A genome region from Streptomyces sp. ITFR-16 includes the following:
- a CDS encoding IS3 family transposase (programmed frameshift) → MVMKNYPLEFKADAVALYESRPEATIRSVAADLGINPETLRNWVRAAGVSRPRGRRTQEPAQPPVPLEAENAALRKKVRELEEEREILRKAAKYFAGGDALVNRFQCVADLQRRHGVKRLCRILGVSRSSFYYWQRTAADRAARQVADARLAARIRAVHQESDGTYGAPRITAELREENGVAVSHKRVARIMRASGIQGIRLRRRHRTTVSDPAAAKAPDLIGRDFTADKPNTKYVGDITYLPVAGGKFCYLATVIDLASRRLVGWAIADHMRADLVTDALAAAIRTRGSLAGSIMHTDHGAQYTSRSFAEACRSAGVRRSMSAVGSSADNALAESFNATFKRETLQGRKSWPTEREARLDAFRWLHRYNTRRRHSRLGQRPPITFENALRHTPTTLAQAA, encoded by the exons GTGGTCATGAAGAACTACCCGCTGGAGTTCAAGGCGGACGCGGTCGCGCTGTACGAGTCGCGGCCGGAAGCGACGATCAGGTCGGTCGCGGCCGATCTGGGGATCAACCCGGAGACCCTGCGGAACTGGGTGAGGGCAGCCGGGGTGAGCCGTCCCCGAGGACGACGGACGCAAGAACCGGCCCAGCCGCCGGTACCGCTGGAGGCGGAGAACGCCGCCTTGCGAAAGAAGGTCCGCGAGTTGGAGGAGGAACGGGAGATCCTGCGGAAGGCGGCGAAGTATTTCGCCGGGG GAGACGCGCTGGTGAACCGCTTCCAGTGTGTCGCCGACCTCCAGCGCCGTCACGGCGTGAAGCGGCTCTGCAGGATCCTCGGCGTCAGCCGCTCGAGCTTCTACTACTGGCAACGGACAGCCGCTGACCGGGCCGCCCGGCAGGTGGCCGACGCCCGCCTGGCAGCCCGGATACGGGCGGTGCACCAGGAATCGGACGGCACCTACGGAGCCCCGAGGATCACCGCCGAGCTCCGCGAGGAGAACGGTGTCGCGGTCAGCCACAAGCGCGTCGCCAGGATCATGCGGGCGTCCGGGATCCAAGGGATCCGGTTGCGGCGCCGGCACCGCACCACCGTCTCTGACCCGGCCGCGGCCAAGGCCCCGGACCTGATCGGCCGCGACTTCACCGCGGACAAGCCGAACACGAAGTACGTCGGTGACATCACCTACCTGCCCGTCGCCGGCGGGAAGTTCTGCTACCTGGCGACCGTCATCGACCTCGCATCGCGCCGTCTCGTCGGCTGGGCGATCGCCGACCACATGCGCGCGGATCTCGTCACCGACGCCCTGGCCGCGGCGATCCGCACCCGCGGCAGCCTTGCCGGATCGATCATGCACACCGACCACGGAGCCCAGTACACGAGCAGGAGTTTCGCCGAAGCCTGCAGGTCAGCAGGGGTGCGGCGAAGTATGAGCGCGGTCGGGTCCAGCGCGGACAACGCACTCGCCGAGTCCTTCAACGCGACCTTCAAACGCGAGACCCTGCAAGGACGAAAGAGCTGGCCGACCGAGCGCGAGGCCCGACTCGACGCCTTCCGATGGCTCCACCGCTACAACACCCGACGCCGACACTCCCGCCTCGGACAACGACCACCGATCACCTTCGAAAACGCCCTCCGCCACACACCAACTACGCTGGCACAAGCCGCATAA
- a CDS encoding nuclear transport factor 2 family protein: protein MESILIPDWILQYVEACNRHDAVAVVDLMAEDVRVVDTAFGGEFKGREAVQQLLVRMDANLSSDYRFTVHKAVTSGDDYAFEWTLSGTNDRTNPELGLPATGNKFTVPGLTIGSRRDGEITENRDYWNVAGFLMQVGLMPPLGKNG, encoded by the coding sequence ATGGAATCGATCCTGATCCCTGACTGGATACTGCAGTACGTCGAGGCATGCAACCGGCACGACGCAGTGGCGGTGGTCGATTTGATGGCGGAGGACGTGCGGGTGGTCGACACGGCATTCGGCGGAGAATTTAAGGGCCGTGAGGCAGTGCAGCAGCTCCTTGTGAGAATGGACGCGAACCTGTCCAGCGACTACCGGTTCACCGTTCATAAAGCTGTCACGTCAGGGGATGACTACGCCTTCGAATGGACACTCTCCGGAACCAACGACCGAACCAACCCGGAACTTGGGCTGCCTGCCACCGGAAATAAATTTACAGTTCCCGGTCTTACGATTGGCTCCCGCCGCGACGGCGAGATCACAGAAAACCGAGACTACTGGAATGTCGCCGGATTCCTGATGCAAGTCGGCCTGATGCCCCCGCTCGGGAAAAATGGGTGA
- a CDS encoding LysR family transcriptional regulator has translation MPVDLRKLSYFVAVAQSQSYVRAAAELHITQPALSRQIQALERSLRVTLFTRDRRGTVLTEAGRQLLEDAVPLLASAVALERRVRAAARTGNEFTVGFMPGVPSTALLNEFRAAYPDLSIHARYVPIIEQEPYLLDGTVDISFVWLPLKSPELQHVILFDVPRVAAISVASPLARLTRVSLEGLCSLPSVDGPDEIPGWRVNSVPLSRPLAAVEERLEAVAAGEGFCILPASVARYHRRDDVATVEIQDMEPAVVALAYTRHRTMPEIQHFATMARLHLGSRHNKLSE, from the coding sequence ATGCCAGTCGACCTTCGCAAGCTCAGCTACTTCGTAGCTGTCGCCCAGAGCCAGAGTTATGTGCGGGCGGCGGCGGAACTTCACATCACTCAGCCAGCACTCAGCCGTCAGATTCAGGCACTCGAACGATCCCTCCGCGTAACACTGTTCACCCGCGACCGGCGTGGAACGGTGCTCACAGAAGCTGGTCGGCAACTACTGGAGGACGCTGTCCCCCTACTGGCTTCCGCTGTCGCCCTGGAACGCCGCGTCCGTGCCGCAGCTCGTACCGGCAACGAATTCACAGTCGGCTTCATGCCCGGTGTTCCGTCCACAGCCTTGCTCAACGAATTCCGTGCCGCATACCCCGACCTCTCGATCCATGCGCGCTATGTTCCTATAATCGAACAGGAACCATACCTGCTGGACGGCACCGTAGACATCAGCTTTGTTTGGCTTCCCCTCAAATCACCTGAGCTGCAGCATGTCATCTTGTTCGACGTGCCGCGAGTGGCCGCGATTTCAGTCGCCTCTCCGCTGGCCCGTCTCACTCGCGTGTCCTTGGAAGGGCTGTGTTCTCTGCCATCGGTCGATGGTCCCGATGAGATACCGGGATGGCGGGTAAATTCAGTACCCCTCAGTCGACCCCTCGCAGCCGTCGAAGAGCGACTGGAGGCAGTGGCCGCAGGGGAAGGATTTTGCATCCTTCCTGCCAGCGTTGCGCGGTACCACCGCCGCGACGATGTTGCGACCGTTGAAATTCAAGACATGGAGCCAGCGGTGGTCGCTCTCGCGTACACCCGGCACCGCACAATGCCGGAAATTCAGCATTTTGCGACTATGGCGCGGCTTCACCTTGGCTCACGTCACAACAAGTTGTCCGAATGA
- a CDS encoding aminotransferase class V-fold PLP-dependent enzyme yields the protein MNVQTPHSERRVHLDTATAGHTPAAVRAVVTESLRREDEHGTHEFEESLEHITRTEIHERLGALLSVPAADTAPVTAAADAFHDTLTRLPLGPRDRIWTTPYEDVARLTTLYAIRDRTRCRLDVIPLDTAGDLDLEWMSAHIDDDVALVSVPLVPTAVGIVHPVEKIGHLLAPHRCLYAVDVSYAIAQLPVDAARIHADLLTGDGWRFLGGPPAVGFAYTSPRLRTTLNDEPPADPPHSAYVAGLNTALLLHEKEATAPRANLYPHLREAVEHIPGIALIAPGRTQSAVLAFHHTEIPAAQLRRELRARGVLIRKTVAQEMPLYLPAQGITTALHASPHPHTTPHDLTSLTQALTHITPAPVPHSTPAPRSQRGTHAHLTLL from the coding sequence GTGAACGTGCAGACGCCCCACAGTGAACGAAGGGTCCATCTCGACACGGCCACAGCGGGCCACACACCCGCAGCGGTACGCGCCGTCGTCACGGAATCCCTGCGCAGGGAGGACGAGCACGGGACGCACGAGTTCGAGGAATCCCTCGAACACATCACGCGGACCGAGATCCACGAACGCCTCGGCGCCCTGCTCTCCGTACCCGCAGCCGACACCGCCCCCGTCACCGCCGCGGCCGACGCCTTCCACGACACGCTCACCCGACTGCCCCTCGGCCCGCGCGACCGGATCTGGACGACGCCGTACGAGGACGTCGCCCGCCTCACCACCCTCTACGCGATCCGCGACCGCACCCGCTGCCGCCTCGACGTCATCCCGCTGGACACGGCCGGCGACCTGGACCTGGAATGGATGTCCGCCCACATCGACGACGACGTCGCCCTGGTCAGCGTGCCGCTCGTCCCCACCGCCGTCGGCATCGTCCACCCGGTCGAGAAGATCGGACACCTCCTCGCCCCCCACCGCTGCCTGTACGCCGTGGACGTCTCGTACGCCATCGCCCAACTGCCCGTCGACGCGGCACGCATCCACGCCGACCTGCTCACCGGCGACGGCTGGCGCTTCCTGGGCGGCCCCCCGGCCGTCGGCTTCGCCTACACCTCCCCCCGCCTGCGCACCACGCTCAACGACGAGCCCCCCGCGGACCCTCCGCACAGCGCATACGTGGCCGGCCTCAACACCGCCCTGCTCCTGCACGAAAAGGAAGCGACCGCACCACGCGCCAACCTCTACCCCCACCTCCGCGAAGCCGTGGAACACATCCCCGGCATCGCACTCATCGCCCCCGGCCGCACCCAGTCCGCCGTCCTCGCCTTCCACCACACCGAAATCCCCGCAGCACAACTACGCCGAGAACTCCGGGCCCGAGGCGTCCTCATCCGCAAGACGGTCGCCCAGGAAATGCCCCTGTACCTCCCCGCCCAGGGCATCACCACGGCCCTCCACGCCTCCCCGCACCCCCACACAACCCCCCACGACCTGACCTCCCTGACCCAAGCCCTCACCCACATCACGCCCGCCCCCGTCCCCCACTCCACCCCAGCCCCCCGCTCCCAACGAGGCACCCACGCCCACCTGACACTCCTGTAG
- a CDS encoding acyl carrier protein: MAQTPWNARFETILRQGLPGLAKGKAPDADVPMEHYGLDSMALIGIVSALQSAYGVSLAGQVVVPVRTLTAGHLWGIVSAALQPSWDAGREPFGTASRGRTPWAIA; encoded by the coding sequence ATGGCACAGACACCGTGGAACGCGAGGTTCGAGACCATTCTCCGGCAGGGCCTCCCCGGTCTGGCCAAGGGGAAGGCGCCCGACGCCGATGTCCCGATGGAGCACTACGGGCTCGACTCCATGGCCCTCATCGGCATCGTCAGCGCGCTGCAGTCGGCGTACGGCGTCAGCCTCGCCGGTCAGGTCGTCGTACCGGTGCGCACGCTCACGGCGGGGCACTTGTGGGGCATCGTCTCCGCCGCGCTCCAGCCTTCGTGGGACGCCGGCCGGGAGCCGTTCGGTACGGCTTCGCGTGGCCGGACCCCCTGGGCCATCGCCTGA
- a CDS encoding AMP-binding protein, protein MTSLSGLIEQQVAARPDAVAVHAPGHEGGTASSLTYRELSRAANRLARLLAARGIGSGDRVVTSLRPGPLLVTALLAVLRAGAAYVALDPADPVGHRRRIVSDSAARAVLTENEGTPDYADLGAALLPLDAAAAEISRYDGELPDGVAYSEDDTAYVCYTPGTDATPEGVVVAHRALDALVRSGAPVRPGADDVVAQVAGPASASAAFEIWATLAAGARLVVLSGAAVAGPERLRRALVEHGVTVALLTSARFHRIVRDRPAAFASLRVLLVGGGSCDPHRVRQVLRAGPPRRLLYVYGTAETAAFALCHEITEAPETGGAVPVGRPVGSTAAVVVGADGMPAAPGTVGELLLGGPGLADGYLGRPELTARRFVEDRFTGVGGRLLRTGDKVLLRTDGALEYAGRVDGYVTLHGLRAELHGIESVLTAHPAVSEAVVTVHTDADGERYLVGHVVPDGAAPAADGRALTEGWREIHEALHSAAPAGGPEAAYLPGDELGEWRRATVRRVRELGRRRVLEIGAGSGLLMAELARDEECEEYWATDFSRTAVEALGALVREDAVLRGRVRVGRRDADDTDGLPVGHFDTVVVNSVAQYFPGPDHLRTVVERVLPLLAPGGSVLLGDLRNLDLARARLTGAELAGGAAGRDVEEVREAVADRAARETELLLSPALFAALARELPAVRAVDVRVRRGVHHNEPVRFRYDVVLSTAAPAADLSEVPALVWGGTVTGTDDIEKVLDADRPAALRLSGVPNRRVYGAYRAMRLLDEPGAGVAGVAEAVAALDEAGPAPDPEEWCAAGERLGYRALPTWSPGAPDSLDIVYVDEAALPSDGPLTGVFVSSPVPDGPVANVPVAFDRAVALDVVLRGYLRQRLPDGLVPAALVVHRELPLDGDGLVDRAALSAPRPEAAGPGTPPGTPLQEIVRDLFAEVLGLPRRLIDADCDFFRVGGHSLAAVRLLGRLRETLGTGPGSPAALREAPTPAALAALLSEAPAAAIGPGTAGTDSVVLALRLRGALDVRVLDETLAVLGRRHEVLRNSRVGTAGTRLRSLAPDDHLLELALPATDVDLWSQLPLAAELARVHRTLAGGDVPAASRELVRYAPRSPYGDAALTQLPGSGPRAFDTAPGRLELDLDEALHARLTRFAAAQGATVFMVVHAAVTALLGRLGTAGGITVAAPVPARDNEGLRGAVGAYGRVLALTVDASGDPAFSELVRRAREQDVAAYRSGGAPLAGTGGVALTVLQETVGQFAAGGVTVLPQRPGLPLPATDVGFTLTERQTPEGAPAGIALTTTYRHETVGETVAATLTGQLTALLAAALDRPETVLSELLPDGRSKAWDGVWESSRHVLPAATVAELFEARVRRAPKAPALSGMDYAELDSRSDLLAHALVAHGAGPGATVLTALSSPTAFAVAALAVVKTGAACLPADPGQKLPGSVRPVALLLDETADLLLPQVPGAARLVRDEAADLLPSDGRWPLRDADRTRPLSAGDPVLWALGEDGATVVGSGPVVAATLAEPVDAAWLVRGYPDADAAIGLLGALVRGVQVHVPDLSLRHAVPQEILRWLRDRDARALLGGSDEVLVALVALAREEGMSLITSGGWAEGHLVVEHRSTGVARPAPGYRAYVLDAQLRPVASGGVGALYVAGAGVALGYAGAPAATGERFLPDPFDTTSGATARMWRTGRAARMGADGSLTVLEGPAPDDPFADALATFVVAGDAAGRRALWPASAPVPEGWSEIHAEGRYELCLDHLDEGR, encoded by the coding sequence ATGACGTCCCTCTCCGGTCTCATCGAGCAGCAGGTCGCCGCACGGCCCGACGCGGTCGCCGTGCACGCCCCCGGCCACGAAGGCGGCACGGCCTCCTCCCTGACCTACCGTGAGCTGAGCCGTGCGGCCAACCGGCTGGCCCGGCTTCTCGCGGCGCGCGGCATCGGCTCCGGCGACCGGGTGGTGACGAGTCTGCGTCCCGGGCCGCTGCTCGTGACGGCGCTGCTCGCCGTGTTGCGGGCCGGGGCGGCGTATGTGGCGCTCGATCCGGCCGATCCCGTGGGGCACCGCCGGCGGATCGTGAGCGACAGTGCCGCCCGCGCCGTGCTGACGGAGAACGAGGGGACCCCGGACTACGCGGATCTGGGCGCCGCCCTGCTCCCTCTGGACGCGGCGGCCGCCGAGATCTCCCGGTACGACGGCGAACTGCCCGACGGCGTTGCGTACTCCGAGGACGACACCGCGTACGTCTGCTACACCCCGGGCACCGATGCCACCCCCGAGGGTGTCGTCGTCGCGCACCGCGCGCTGGACGCGCTGGTGCGGTCCGGTGCGCCGGTCCGGCCGGGCGCCGACGACGTGGTCGCGCAGGTCGCGGGCCCCGCCTCCGCCTCGGCCGCGTTCGAGATCTGGGCGACGCTGGCCGCCGGTGCACGGCTGGTCGTCCTGTCGGGCGCGGCCGTCGCGGGTCCGGAGCGGCTGCGGCGCGCCCTGGTCGAGCACGGGGTCACGGTCGCGCTGCTGACGAGTGCGCGGTTCCACCGGATCGTCCGCGACCGTCCGGCCGCGTTCGCGTCGCTGCGGGTGCTGCTCGTCGGTGGCGGGAGCTGTGATCCGCACCGGGTGCGGCAGGTTCTGCGGGCGGGGCCGCCGAGGCGGCTGCTGTATGTGTACGGGACGGCGGAGACGGCCGCGTTCGCGCTGTGCCACGAGATCACCGAGGCTCCGGAGACCGGCGGGGCCGTTCCTGTCGGGCGGCCGGTCGGGTCCACGGCCGCCGTGGTCGTCGGTGCGGACGGGATGCCGGCGGCCCCGGGCACGGTCGGGGAGCTGCTGCTGGGCGGGCCCGGTCTCGCGGACGGTTATCTGGGGCGGCCGGAGCTGACGGCCCGTCGTTTCGTCGAGGACCGGTTCACCGGTGTGGGCGGGCGGCTGTTGCGTACCGGGGACAAGGTGCTGCTGCGTACGGACGGGGCGCTGGAGTACGCGGGCCGGGTCGACGGGTATGTGACGCTGCACGGTCTGCGGGCGGAGCTGCACGGGATCGAGTCCGTGCTGACCGCCCATCCGGCCGTTTCGGAGGCCGTGGTGACGGTCCATACGGACGCGGACGGGGAGCGGTATCTCGTGGGGCACGTGGTGCCGGACGGTGCCGCTCCCGCCGCCGACGGGCGGGCGCTGACCGAGGGGTGGCGGGAGATCCATGAGGCGCTGCACAGTGCCGCCCCGGCCGGCGGGCCCGAGGCCGCGTATCTTCCCGGGGACGAGCTGGGTGAGTGGCGCCGGGCGACCGTGCGGCGGGTGCGGGAGCTGGGGCGGCGGCGGGTCCTGGAGATCGGGGCGGGCTCGGGGCTGCTGATGGCGGAGCTGGCCCGGGACGAGGAGTGCGAGGAGTACTGGGCGACCGACTTCTCCCGTACGGCTGTCGAGGCGCTGGGCGCCCTGGTCCGCGAGGACGCGGTGCTGCGGGGCAGGGTGCGGGTCGGGCGGCGCGACGCGGACGACACCGACGGGCTGCCCGTGGGGCACTTCGACACGGTCGTCGTCAACTCCGTGGCCCAGTACTTCCCCGGCCCGGACCATCTGCGCACCGTGGTCGAGCGGGTGCTGCCGCTGCTGGCGCCGGGCGGTTCGGTGCTGCTGGGCGATCTGCGCAATCTCGATCTGGCGCGCGCCCGGCTGACCGGTGCCGAGCTGGCCGGTGGTGCGGCGGGCCGGGACGTCGAGGAGGTGCGCGAGGCCGTCGCGGACCGCGCGGCGCGGGAGACCGAGCTGCTGCTGTCCCCGGCGCTGTTCGCCGCTCTCGCCCGTGAACTGCCCGCGGTGCGTGCCGTGGACGTACGGGTGCGGCGCGGCGTGCACCACAACGAGCCGGTCCGTTTCCGCTATGACGTCGTGCTGTCGACGGCCGCGCCCGCCGCCGATCTGTCGGAGGTGCCCGCGCTGGTGTGGGGCGGGACGGTGACCGGCACGGACGACATCGAGAAGGTGCTGGACGCGGACCGGCCGGCCGCGCTGCGTCTGTCGGGGGTGCCGAACCGCCGGGTGTACGGGGCGTACCGGGCGATGCGTCTGCTGGACGAGCCGGGGGCGGGGGTTGCCGGGGTGGCCGAGGCGGTGGCGGCGCTGGACGAGGCGGGGCCCGCGCCGGATCCGGAGGAGTGGTGTGCGGCCGGGGAGCGGCTGGGTTACCGGGCGCTGCCGACGTGGTCGCCGGGCGCGCCGGACTCGCTGGACATCGTGTACGTGGATGAGGCGGCGCTGCCGTCCGACGGGCCGCTGACCGGTGTGTTCGTGTCCTCGCCGGTTCCGGACGGGCCGGTAGCCAATGTGCCTGTGGCCTTCGACCGGGCGGTGGCCCTGGATGTGGTGCTGCGCGGGTATCTGCGTCAGCGGCTGCCCGACGGGCTGGTTCCCGCCGCGCTGGTGGTCCACCGGGAGCTGCCGTTGGACGGTGACGGGCTGGTGGACCGTGCGGCTCTGTCCGCCCCTCGGCCGGAGGCGGCCGGGCCGGGCACGCCGCCGGGCACGCCGCTCCAGGAGATCGTGCGGGATCTGTTCGCGGAGGTGCTGGGGCTGCCGCGGCGGCTGATCGACGCGGACTGCGACTTCTTCCGGGTCGGTGGGCATTCGCTGGCCGCGGTGCGGTTGCTGGGGCGGTTGCGCGAGACGCTGGGCACCGGTCCGGGCAGCCCGGCCGCTCTGCGCGAGGCGCCGACGCCGGCCGCGCTGGCCGCGCTGCTGAGCGAGGCGCCGGCGGCGGCGATCGGGCCCGGTACGGCCGGTACGGACAGTGTCGTGCTGGCGCTGCGGCTGCGCGGGGCGCTGGACGTACGTGTCCTGGACGAGACGCTTGCCGTGCTGGGGCGGCGGCACGAGGTGCTGCGCAACTCCCGGGTGGGCACGGCGGGGACGCGGCTGCGGTCGCTGGCTCCGGACGACCATCTCCTGGAGCTGGCGCTGCCCGCCACCGATGTGGACCTGTGGTCGCAGCTGCCGCTGGCCGCCGAGCTGGCCCGGGTGCACCGGACGCTGGCGGGCGGCGATGTCCCCGCAGCGTCGCGGGAGCTGGTGCGGTACGCGCCGCGCTCGCCGTACGGGGACGCGGCGCTGACGCAGCTGCCGGGCAGCGGGCCCCGGGCGTTCGACACGGCTCCGGGCCGTCTGGAGCTCGACCTGGACGAGGCGCTGCACGCGCGGCTGACCCGGTTCGCGGCCGCGCAGGGTGCCACGGTGTTCATGGTGGTGCACGCGGCGGTGACCGCGCTGCTCGGCCGGCTGGGGACGGCGGGCGGGATCACGGTGGCCGCGCCGGTGCCGGCCCGCGACAACGAGGGTCTGCGGGGTGCGGTCGGGGCGTACGGGAGGGTGCTGGCGCTGACCGTGGACGCGTCGGGTGATCCGGCGTTCAGTGAGCTGGTGCGCCGGGCGCGGGAGCAGGATGTGGCCGCGTACCGGAGCGGTGGGGCGCCGCTGGCGGGGACGGGGGGTGTGGCGCTGACGGTGTTGCAGGAGACGGTCGGGCAATTCGCGGCGGGCGGGGTTACGGTGCTGCCGCAGCGGCCGGGGCTGCCGTTGCCCGCGACCGATGTGGGGTTCACCCTGACGGAGCGGCAGACACCGGAGGGTGCGCCGGCGGGGATCGCGCTGACGACGACGTACCGGCACGAGACGGTCGGTGAGACGGTGGCCGCGACGCTGACCGGGCAGTTGACCGCCCTGCTGGCGGCGGCGCTCGACCGCCCGGAGACGGTGCTGAGCGAGCTGTTGCCGGACGGGCGCAGCAAGGCGTGGGACGGGGTGTGGGAGAGCAGCCGTCATGTGTTGCCGGCGGCGACGGTGGCGGAGTTGTTCGAGGCCCGGGTGCGGCGGGCGCCGAAGGCTCCGGCGCTGTCGGGCATGGACTACGCGGAGCTGGATTCCCGCTCGGATCTGCTGGCGCATGCGCTGGTGGCGCACGGGGCGGGGCCCGGGGCGACGGTGCTGACGGCGTTGTCGTCGCCGACGGCGTTCGCGGTGGCCGCGCTGGCGGTCGTGAAGACGGGGGCGGCGTGTCTGCCGGCCGACCCGGGGCAGAAGCTGCCCGGTTCGGTGCGGCCGGTGGCGTTGCTGCTCGACGAGACGGCCGATCTGCTGTTGCCTCAGGTGCCGGGTGCGGCGCGGCTGGTGCGGGACGAGGCGGCGGATCTGCTGCCGTCGGACGGCCGGTGGCCGTTGCGGGATGCCGACCGTACGCGTCCGCTGAGCGCGGGTGATCCGGTGTTGTGGGCGTTGGGCGAGGACGGGGCGACGGTGGTGGGCAGCGGCCCGGTGGTGGCGGCGACGCTGGCCGAGCCGGTGGACGCGGCGTGGCTGGTGCGGGGTTATCCGGACGCGGATGCGGCGATCGGGCTGCTGGGTGCGCTGGTGCGGGGTGTGCAGGTGCATGTGCCGGATCTTTCGCTGCGGCACGCGGTGCCGCAGGAGATCCTGCGGTGGCTGCGCGACCGCGATGCGCGGGCGCTGCTCGGTGGCAGTGACGAGGTGCTGGTCGCTCTGGTGGCGCTCGCCCGTGAGGAGGGCATGTCGCTGATCACCAGTGGGGGCTGGGCGGAGGGGCATCTCGTGGTCGAGCACCGGAGTACGGGGGTGGCCCGGCCGGCGCCGGGCTACCGGGCCTATGTCCTGGACGCGCAGCTGCGGCCGGTGGCTTCGGGCGGTGTCGGTGCGCTGTATGTGGCGGGGGCGGGGGTGGCTCTCGGCTATGCCGGCGCGCCTGCCGCGACGGGTGAGCGCTTCCTGCCGGACCCGTTCGACACGACGTCGGGCGCCACCGCCCGCATGTGGCGGACGGGCCGGGCGGCCCGGATGGGTGCGGACGGCAGCCTGACGGTCCTTGAGGGGCCGGCCCCGGACGACCCGTTCGCCGACGCGCTGGCCACGTTCGTCGTGGCGGGCGACGCGGCGGGCCGCCGCGCGCTGTGGCCGGCGTCGGCGCCGGTGCCGGAGGGGTGGTCGGAGATCCATGCGGAGGGCCGGTACGAGTTGTGCTTGGACCACTTGGACGAGGGGCGGTGA
- a CDS encoding 4'-phosphopantetheinyl transferase superfamily protein — translation MSDPRSGFRSSASGLLLSTPAAPPSGLPQPGSVDLWLLRISDARDTGLDTAMLDADERQRAAGLAYAEDRIRFTAAHLTLRRLLGAYLDMLPQDIRYGREPCPCCGGPHGRPIVLGATCGLHFSLSHRGDLVLVGTAAAPIGVDVDLVPDPGGAAELAAMLHPAEQREIEALPPPRRPRALARLWTRKEAYLKGLGTGLGRDPATDYVGSKSPDGLLPPVGWTLLDIAVDRGYAAAVAVHGEVTVPSPRVKRLSGRDIRGALAGPPVKAAVEPRT, via the coding sequence GTGAGCGATCCCAGAAGCGGTTTCAGGAGTTCCGCGAGCGGCCTTCTGCTGTCCACGCCCGCGGCACCGCCGAGCGGTCTGCCACAGCCCGGTTCCGTCGACCTGTGGCTGCTCAGGATCTCCGACGCCCGGGACACCGGCCTCGACACGGCCATGCTGGACGCCGACGAGCGCCAGCGCGCCGCCGGACTGGCGTATGCGGAGGACAGAATCCGCTTCACTGCCGCCCACCTGACGCTCCGCCGTCTGCTGGGCGCCTACCTGGACATGCTTCCGCAGGACATCCGATACGGCCGGGAGCCCTGCCCGTGCTGCGGCGGCCCGCACGGACGGCCCATCGTCCTCGGGGCCACCTGCGGACTGCACTTCTCGCTCTCCCACCGGGGGGATCTGGTCCTGGTGGGGACCGCCGCCGCCCCTATCGGCGTAGACGTAGACCTGGTCCCCGACCCGGGCGGCGCCGCAGAGCTCGCGGCCATGCTTCACCCAGCCGAACAGCGCGAGATCGAGGCACTGCCACCCCCACGCCGGCCGCGGGCGCTGGCCCGGCTGTGGACCCGCAAGGAGGCCTACCTCAAAGGTCTGGGTACCGGCCTCGGCCGGGACCCGGCCACCGACTACGTCGGTTCCAAAAGCCCCGACGGCCTCTTGCCTCCCGTCGGCTGGACTCTGCTCGACATCGCAGTCGACCGGGGGTACGCAGCAGCCGTGGCCGTCCATGGTGAGGTGACAGTGCCCTCACCCCGGGTGAAGCGCCTGTCGGGGCGCGACATCCGCGGAGCCCTCGCCGGGCCGCCCGTGAAGGCGGCTGTGGAACCCCGCACATGA